A DNA window from Brassica napus cultivar Da-Ae chromosome A4, Da-Ae, whole genome shotgun sequence contains the following coding sequences:
- the LOC106447174 gene encoding 50S ribosomal protein L28, chloroplastic-like, which produces MTTMATQGAFLRLRMTSSSKSIAKPTELSFLNSQLSGLRISQGPSTDVINRISLPSFPGLQPIVARRICPFTGKKANRANKVSFSNHKTKKLQFVNLQYKKVWWEAGKRFVKLRLSTKALKTIEKNGLDAVAKKAGIDLRKK; this is translated from the exons ATGACGACAATGGCGACGCAAGGGGCTTTTCTCCGATTACGAATGACCTCATCCTCAAAGTCCATCGCTAAGCCAACTGAGCTCAGCTTCCTCAACTCCCAGCTCAGCGGCTTAAGAATCTCGCAGGGTCCCTCCACTGACGTCATCAACCGCATCTCCCTTCCTTCCTTCCCTGGTCTTCAGCCAATCGTCGCCC GGAGGATCTGTCCTTTTACTGGGAAGAAAGCGAACAGAGCCAACAAAGTCTCCTTCTCTAACCACAAGACCAAGAAGTTGCAGTTCGTCAACTTACAGTACAAGAAAGTCTGGTGGGAAGCTGGCAAACGCTTCGTCAAGCTTCGTTTATCAACAAAGGCCTTGAAGACCATTGAGAAGAACGGACTCGACGCTGTCGCCAAGAAAGCTGGCATAGATCTCCGCAAGAAATAG
- the LOC106447168 gene encoding multiple organellar RNA editing factor 2, chloroplastic-like produces MALPISGTRHLTRSLLFNTTLLAPPRLPSSVRCGGFSSGHDAVVPRFTSLRCRANRSGSAYSPLNSGSNFSDRPPTEMAPLFPGCDYEHWLIVMDKPGGEGATKQEMIDCYVQTLAKVVGSEEEAKKRIYNVSCERYLGFGCEIDEETSTKLEGLPGVLFVLPDSYVDPENKDYGAELFVNGEIVQRSPERQRRVEPQPQRAQDRPRYNDRTRYSRRKENTR; encoded by the exons ATGGCCTTGCCTATCTCCGGCACGCGCCACCTCACGCGCTCCCTCTTATTCAATACCACCTTACTCGCGCCTCCTAGGCTTCCTTCCTCCGTTCGCTGCGGTGGGTTTAGCTCCGGTCACGATGCGGTTGTACCTCGGTTTACCTCACTCCGATGCCGAGCTAACCGGTCAGGCTCCGCTTACTCGCCGCTTAACTCCGGCTCCAACTTCAGCGACCGGCCTCCGACGGAGATGGCGCCTTTGTTTCCGGGATGCGATTACGAGCACTGGCTGATTGTTATGGACAAGCCTGGCGGCGAGGGAGCGACGAAGCAGGAGATGATTGATTGCTACGTACAAACCTTAGCCAAAGTCGTTGGAAG TGAGGAAGAGGCGAAGAAGAGGATTTATAATGTTTCTTGCGAGAGGTATTTGGGGTTTGGGTGTGAGATTGATGAAGAGACTTCTACTAAGCTTGAAG GTTTGCCTGGTGTTCTGTTTGTGCTTCCTGATTCATATGTGGATCCTGAGAACAAAGATTATGGAG CGGAGCTGTTTGTTAATGGAGAGATAGTCCAAAGATCACCAGAGAGGCAGAGGCGAGTTGAGCCACAGCCGCAGAGAGCGCAAGATAGACCGAGATACAATGACAGAACGCGTTACTCTCGCCGCAAAGAAAACACGCGCTGA
- the LOC106448825 gene encoding protein unc-13 homolog, producing the protein MNHHHRRESFSVTISNMGGGSTVLCPNTDLLWPFGKLNGLEPDDIRETAYEIFFTACRSSPGFGGKTALTFYSTHNNNDNHGEGGGGGGGSNGGGSGSGFGFSGRKEVVTTPTSRVKRALGLKMLKRSPSRRMSTIGVAGGAGVNSLSPGGGSGSGHISPGAGFLTVQPTRPRRPLTSAEIMRQQMRVTEQSDSRLRKTLLRTLVGQTGRRAETIILPLELLRHLKTSEFGDGPEYQLWQRRQLKVLEAGLLLHPSIPLDKTNNYAMRLREIVRQSENKPIDTSKTSDTMRTLCNVVVSLAWRSTNGNPSDVCHWADGFPLNIHLYVALLQSIFDVRDETLVLDEIDEMLELMKKTWSTLGITRPVHNLCFTWVLFHQYVVTSQMEPDLLGASHAMLAEVANDAKKLDREALYVKLLTSVLASMQGWTEKRLLSYHDYFQRGNVGLIENLLPLALSSSRILGEDVTISQGKGDVKLIDYSGDRVDYYIRASIKTAFSKVIENTKAKILATEEGEEAAATLLHLAKETEELALRERECFSPILKRWHSVAAGVASVSLHQCYGSILMQYLAGRSFISRDTVEVLQTAGKLEKVLVQMVAEDSEEFDDGGKGLVQEMVPYEVDSIILRLLRQWIEENLKRVQECLFRAKETETWNPKSKSEPYAQSAGELMKLAKEIIDEFFEIPIGITEDLVHDLVEGLEQLFQEYTTFVASCGSRQSYIPTLPPLTRCNRDSGFLKLWKRATLCTAVREDFSHVAPALSDGHHARPSTSRGTQRLYIRLNTLHFLSSHIHSLNKTLSLNPRVLPATRKRYRHRSNNSSSYFDFTYAGIESACQHVSEVAAYRLIFLDSNSVLYESLYVGEVANTRIRPALRVMKQNLTLMSAILADRAQALAMREVMKSSFEAFLMVLLAGGFSRVFYRSDHSLIEEDFESLKRVFCTCGEGLIPEDIVDRDAESVEGVIQLMSQPTEQLMEDFSIVTCETSGMGMVGSRQKLPMPPTTGRWNRSDPNTILRVLCHRNDRVANQFLKKSFQLPKRR; encoded by the exons ATGAACCATCATCACCGACGTGAGTCCTTCTCGGTGACTATCTCTAACATGGGAGGTGGTTCCACGGTGCTTTGTCCTAACACCGACCTTCTCTGGCCATTCGGGAAGCTCAACGGTCTTGAACCTGATGATATCCGTGAGACGGCGTACGAGATCTTCTTCACGGCTTGTAGGTCTTCACCAGGGTTTGGAGGTAAGACTGCTCTCACGTTCTACTCTACGCACAACAACAACGACAATCatggagaaggaggaggaggaggaggaggatcaaATGGTGGTGGGTCTGGTTCAGGGTTTGGGTTTTCAGGGAGGAAAGAGGTGGTGACAACCCCTACAAGCCGGGTTAAACGGGCTTTAGGGTTGAAGATGCTTAAAAGGTCACCGTCTAGGCGGATGTCTACGATAGGAGTGGCTGGAGGAGCAGGGGTAAACTCATTGTCACCCGGTGGTGGAAGTGGCTCAGGACATATTAGCCCCGGAGCTGGATTCTTGACGGTCCAGCCTACTCGGCCTAGAAGACCGTTAACTTCGGCTGAGATCATGAGGCAACAAATGAGGGTGACAGAGCAGAGTGATAGCCGGCTTAGAAAAACCTTGTTGAGAACGCTTGTTGGTCAA ACGGGTAGACGAGCAGAGACGATCATCTTACCGTTAGAGCTTCTCCGACACTTGAAAACATCAGAGTTCGGTGATGGTCCCGAGTACCAGCTCTGGCAACGAAGACAACTCAAAGTTCTTGAAGCTGGTCTTCTCCTACACCCTTCGATTCCTCTAGACAAAACCAACAACTACGCAATGCGTTTAAGAGAAATCGTTAGACAGAGCGAGAACAAACCCATCGACACAAGCAAAACCTCAGACACGATGAGAACACTATGCAACGTAGTCGTGTCTTTAGCTTGGCGCAGCACTAATGGAAACCCATCAGATGTTTGTCACTGGGCTGATGGTTTCCCTCTCAACATCCATCTCTACGTTGCATTGTTGCAATCGATATTCGATGTTAGGGATGAGACGTTGGTGCTCGATGAGATCGATGAGATGCTTGAGCTAATGAAGAAAACTTGGTCAACACTAGGGATCACAAGACCGGTGCATAATCTATGTTTCACTTGGGTTTTGTTTCATCAATATGTAGTAACGTCACAAATGGAACCAGACTTGCTAGGTGCGTCTCATGCTATGCTGGCTGAAGTTGCTAATGACGCTAAGAAACTTGACCGTGAAGCTCTCTATGTAAAACTACTGACCTCAGTATTAGCCTCTATGCAAGGATGGACCGAGAAAAG ATTGTTAAGCTACCATGACTATTTCCAAAGAGGCAATGTGGGGTTGATAGAGAATCTTCTCCCATTGGCGTTATCATCTTCAAGAATCTTGGGAGAGGATGTGACAATCTCTCAAGGGAAAGGCGATGTTAAGTTAATTGATTATTCAGGAGACCGTGTTGATTATTACATAAGAGCGTCTATTAAAACCGCATTTTCCAAG gTGATAGAGAACACAAAAGCTAAAATCCTAGCAacagaggaaggagaagaagctgcTGCAACACTATTGCATCTAGCAAAGGAAACAGAGGAGTTAGCGTTAAGGGAACGTGAATGTTTCAGTCCAATACTCAAAAGATGGCACTCAGTTGCTGCTGGTGTTGCCTCTGTGTCGCTTCACCAATGCTATGGCTCGATCTTGATGCAGTATTTGGCAGGGAGATCTTTTATCTCAAGAGATACTGTTGAGGTTTTGCAAACGGCAGGGAAGCTAGAGAAGGTTTTGGTGCAGATGGTTGCtgaagattcagaagaattCGATGACGGTGGAAAAGGGCTGGTTCAAGAAATGGTTCCTTATGAAGTTGATTCGATTATATTGCGGCTTTTGAGGCAATGGATTGAAGAGAATCTAAAAAGAGTTCAAGAATGTTTGTTTAGAGCAAAAGAAACTGAA ACATGGAACCCTAAGTCCAAATCAGAACCTTATGCACAATCTGCAGGAGAGTTGATGAAGCTAGCCAAGGAAATAATAGATGAGTTCTTTGAAATCCCTATTGGGATTACAGAGGATCTAGTTCATGATCTTGTTGAAGGATTAGAACAACTTTTCCAAGAATACACTACATTTGTTGCATCTTGTG GTTCGAGACAGAGTTACATTCCTACATTACCTCCTCTTACAAGATGCAACAGAGATTCAGGATTCCTTAAACTATGGAAGAGAGCTACACTCTGTACCGCCGTCAGAGAAGATTTCAGCCACGTTGCACCAGCGTTATCCGACGGCCACCATGCACGCCCATCCACAAGCCGCGGGACGCAACGTCTTTACATTCGTCTCAACACGCTACACTTCCTAAGCTCACACATCCACTCACTGAACAAAACACTCTCCCTAAACCCGAGGGTACTTCCCGCAACTCGAAAACGTTACCGCCACCGAAGCAACAACTCTTCATCTTACTTCGACTTCACCTACGCTGGCATCGAATCCGCTTGCCAGCACGTGTCAGAAGTCGCGGCTTACAGACTAATCTTCCTCGACTCGAACTCTGTTCTCTACGAGAGTCTTTACGTAGGAGAAGTCGCGAACACGAGGATCAGACCGGCTTTGCGGGTCATGAAACAGAACTTAACGCTAATGTCAGCGATTCTTGCGGACCGAGCTCAAGCGTTAGCGATGAGGGAGGTTATGAAGTCGTCTTTCGAAGCGTTCTTGATGGTTTTACTCGCTGGAGGGTTTTCGAGAGTGTTTTACAGATCGGATCATAGTTTGATCGAGGAAGATTTCGAGAGCTTGAAGAGGGTTTTTTGCACTTGTGGTGAAGGGTTGATACCTGAGGATATTGTTGATAGAGATGCGGAGAGTGTGGAAGGAGTGATTCAGCTGATGAGTCAACCTACGGAGCAGCTTATGGAAGATTTTAGCATCGTGACGTGCGAAACAAGTGGGATGGGGATGGTTGGGTCAAGACAGAAGCTTCCGATGCCTCCGACTACGGGAAGGTGGAACCGGTCGGATCCGAACACTATCTTGAGGGTTCTTTGTCATAGAAACGACCGTGTTGCTAACCAGTTTCTTAAGAAGTCGTTTCAATTGCCTAAAAGGAGGTGA